Proteins found in one Pseudomonas mosselii genomic segment:
- a CDS encoding KinB sensor domain-containing domain, translated as MKWPMKLRTRLFLSISALVTVALLGLLLGLFSVLQMAALQQHVVKDTTYTLELALKLRQNLGEQLNLILDEDTTPNTLVTLQDQFQTLLDQGLEQGGERTGLSKAASNYQAFVQAYRQSPSPARSMGVEQPLGAAFNQVRMDLLESHRHALEKITRSEEQSRNQALLISGMLGMVGLTVLVLGFITAHNIARRFGQPIEALAKAADQIGQGNFDVTLPVTQATELNQLTRRFGLMADALRKHQATNIDELQAGQQRLQAVLDSIDDGLLIIDRQGRLEHLNPVAQRQLGWDPSRRGTGLAEALQRPELDLQLRQVLRGGSLDRPPDDLSLEVDEETRLLTYSLTPVSHPEGPILGAVMVLHDVTEQRAFERVRSEFVLRASHELRTPVTGMHMAFGLLRERVSFPPEARENDLLETIAEEMQRLTQLINDLLNFSRYQSGLQKLELAPCALDELFERARARSAEQASSKQIELILELESPLPRIQADVTQLDRVLDNLLHNAIRHTGSGGRIRLHARRHAERVIISVEDNGEGIAYGQQGRIFEPFVQVGRKKGGAGLGLALCKEIVQLHGGRMGVFSRPGQGTQFYMALPV; from the coding sequence ATGAAATGGCCGATGAAGCTACGCACACGGCTGTTCCTGAGCATCTCGGCACTGGTTACCGTGGCTTTGCTTGGCCTGTTGCTGGGCCTTTTCAGCGTGCTGCAGATGGCAGCCCTGCAGCAGCACGTCGTCAAGGACACCACCTACACGCTCGAGCTGGCCCTCAAGTTGCGGCAGAACCTGGGCGAACAGCTGAATCTGATTCTCGACGAGGACACCACCCCGAATACCCTCGTCACCCTGCAGGACCAATTCCAGACACTCCTCGATCAGGGACTGGAACAAGGCGGAGAACGCACCGGCTTGAGCAAGGCCGCCAGCAACTACCAGGCATTTGTCCAGGCCTATCGACAGAGCCCCTCGCCTGCACGCAGCATGGGTGTCGAGCAGCCCCTCGGAGCGGCCTTCAACCAGGTACGCATGGACCTGCTGGAGTCCCACCGCCACGCCTTGGAAAAAATCACCCGCAGCGAGGAGCAGTCGCGCAATCAAGCCCTGCTCATCAGTGGCATGCTCGGCATGGTTGGCCTCACTGTGCTGGTACTAGGTTTCATCACTGCCCACAACATAGCCAGGCGCTTCGGCCAGCCGATCGAGGCACTGGCCAAGGCCGCCGACCAGATCGGCCAGGGCAACTTCGACGTCACCCTGCCGGTGACCCAGGCCACCGAGCTCAATCAGCTGACCCGCCGCTTCGGCCTGATGGCCGATGCCCTGCGCAAACACCAGGCCACCAACATCGATGAACTGCAGGCCGGCCAGCAACGCCTGCAGGCGGTACTCGACAGCATCGATGACGGTCTGCTGATCATCGATCGCCAGGGCCGCCTGGAACACCTCAATCCGGTAGCCCAGCGTCAACTCGGCTGGGATCCGAGCCGCCGGGGCACAGGCCTGGCCGAGGCCTTGCAACGCCCGGAGCTGGACCTGCAACTGCGCCAGGTACTGCGCGGCGGCAGCCTGGATCGTCCACCGGACGACCTGAGTCTGGAGGTGGATGAGGAAACCCGCCTGCTGACCTACAGCCTGACCCCGGTCAGCCACCCCGAGGGGCCGATCCTTGGCGCGGTGATGGTGCTGCACGATGTTACCGAGCAGCGCGCTTTCGAGCGGGTACGCAGCGAATTCGTGCTGCGCGCCTCCCACGAATTGCGCACGCCGGTCACTGGCATGCACATGGCCTTCGGCCTGCTGCGCGAGCGGGTCAGTTTCCCGCCTGAGGCGCGGGAGAACGATCTGCTCGAAACCATCGCCGAAGAAATGCAGCGCCTTACCCAGCTGATCAACGACCTGCTCAATTTCTCCCGCTATCAAAGCGGCCTGCAGAAGCTGGAGCTGGCTCCCTGCGCCCTCGACGAACTGTTCGAGCGCGCCCGGGCACGTTCTGCCGAGCAGGCTTCGAGCAAGCAGATCGAGCTGATACTCGAGCTGGAGTCACCACTGCCGCGCATCCAGGCCGACGTCACGCAGCTCGACCGGGTGCTCGACAACCTGCTGCACAACGCCATCCGCCACACCGGCAGTGGAGGGCGTATCCGCCTGCACGCACGGCGCCATGCCGAACGGGTGATCATCAGTGTCGAAGACAACGGCGAAGGCATCGCCTACGGCCAGCAAGGGCGGATCTTCGAGCCGTTCGTCCAGGTCGGGCGCAAGAAGGGCGGGGCCGGCCTGGGCCTGGCGCTGTGCAAGGAGATCGTCCAGCTGCATGGCGGGCGGATGGGCGTATTCTCGCGGCCTGGGCAGGGTACGCAGTTCTACATGGCCTTACCGGTCTGA
- a CDS encoding DUF1328 domain-containing protein, whose protein sequence is MLSWAITFLIIAIIAAVLGFGGIAGAATGIAKILFIIFLVLFVASFFFGRGRG, encoded by the coding sequence ATGCTTAGTTGGGCAATCACCTTCCTGATCATCGCCATCATCGCCGCAGTCCTGGGTTTTGGTGGTATCGCTGGCGCCGCGACCGGTATCGCGAAGATCCTCTTCATCATCTTCCTGGTGCTGTTCGTAGCCTCCTTCTTCTTCGGCCGTGGCAGAGGTTGA
- a CDS encoding inhibitor of vertebrate lysozyme family protein, with translation MSRMLPKALLVALLLGSGATALAANDGQVRANQLLGSDPEYQKTWQKTLKNEERLPEWVINLSGSSAQQMSAVTEDGDKYLVGPLCESEGNCTYKRLIVAFSWDKDEAYGMLVEVPEGLPADKSPTRHADYRWLGKPDDGMKALLREQLKRDPNWY, from the coding sequence ATGAGCAGGATGCTCCCCAAGGCCCTGCTTGTCGCGCTGCTGCTGGGCAGCGGCGCGACAGCGCTGGCGGCCAATGACGGCCAGGTCCGGGCCAACCAGTTGCTTGGCTCGGACCCCGAATACCAGAAAACCTGGCAGAAGACCCTCAAGAACGAGGAGCGCCTGCCCGAGTGGGTGATCAACCTCAGCGGCAGCTCGGCGCAGCAGATGTCTGCGGTAACCGAGGACGGCGACAAGTACTTGGTCGGCCCGCTGTGCGAGTCCGAAGGCAACTGTACCTACAAGCGCCTGATCGTGGCCTTCAGCTGGGACAAGGACGAAGCCTACGGCATGCTAGTGGAGGTGCCCGAAGGGCTGCCTGCCGACAAGTCACCTACCCGTCATGCCGACTACCGCTGGCTGGGCAAGCCGGATGACGGGATGAAGGCTCTGCTGCGGGAGCAGCTCAAGCGCGACCCGAACTGGTACTGA
- the gltP gene encoding glutamate/aspartate:proton symporter GltP, producing the protein MKKAKLSLAWQIVIGLLLGVAVGALLNHFSAEKAWWISNVLQPAGDIFIRLIKMIVVPIVISSLIVGIAGVGDAKKLGSIGLKTIIYFEVVTTIAIVVGLVLANVFHPGAGIDMSTLGTVDISKYQATAAEVQHEHAFIETLLNLIPSNIFAALMRGEMLPIIFFSVMFGMGLSSLNADLREPLVRTFQGVSETMFKVTHMIMNYAPIGVFALIAATVANFGFASLLPLAKLVLLVYFAIAFFAFMVLGLVARVFGFSIIKIMRIMKDELILAYSTSSSETVLPRVIEKMEKYGAPKSICSFVVPTGYSFNLDGSTLYQSIAAIFIAQLYGIDLSWSQQLLLVLTLMVTSKGIAGVPGVSFVVLLATLGSVGIPLEGLAFIAGVDRIMDMARTALNVVGNALAAVVIAKWQGMYDAEKGAAYYQSLVLEKGKKEAVMAGKTVNQ; encoded by the coding sequence ATGAAGAAGGCAAAACTGAGCCTCGCCTGGCAGATCGTCATCGGTCTGTTGCTGGGCGTTGCAGTCGGCGCGCTACTGAATCATTTCAGTGCAGAAAAGGCATGGTGGATCAGCAACGTCCTCCAGCCAGCCGGCGACATCTTCATTCGCCTGATCAAGATGATCGTCGTCCCGATCGTGATTTCGTCGCTGATCGTGGGCATCGCTGGGGTTGGCGACGCGAAGAAACTGGGCAGCATCGGCCTGAAGACCATCATCTACTTCGAGGTGGTGACCACCATCGCCATCGTCGTCGGCCTGGTCCTGGCCAACGTGTTCCACCCGGGCGCCGGCATCGACATGAGCACCCTGGGCACCGTCGACATCTCCAAGTACCAGGCCACCGCGGCCGAGGTGCAGCATGAGCACGCGTTCATCGAGACCCTGCTCAACCTGATCCCGTCGAATATCTTCGCGGCGCTGATGCGTGGCGAGATGCTGCCGATCATCTTCTTCTCGGTGATGTTCGGCATGGGCCTGTCGAGCCTCAACGCAGACCTGCGCGAGCCGCTGGTGCGCACCTTCCAGGGCGTGTCGGAGACCATGTTCAAGGTCACCCACATGATCATGAACTACGCCCCGATCGGCGTGTTCGCCCTGATCGCCGCCACCGTCGCCAACTTTGGCTTCGCCTCCCTGCTGCCGCTGGCCAAGCTGGTGCTGCTGGTGTACTTCGCCATCGCCTTCTTCGCCTTCATGGTGCTGGGCCTGGTGGCGCGCGTGTTCGGCTTCTCGATCATCAAGATCATGCGCATCATGAAGGACGAGCTGATCCTCGCCTACTCCACCTCCAGCTCCGAGACCGTGCTGCCGCGCGTGATCGAGAAGATGGAGAAGTACGGCGCGCCGAAGTCGATCTGCTCGTTCGTGGTACCGACCGGCTACTCGTTCAACCTCGACGGTTCGACCCTGTACCAGAGCATCGCGGCGATCTTCATCGCCCAGCTGTACGGCATCGACCTGTCCTGGAGCCAGCAACTGCTGCTGGTGCTGACCCTCATGGTCACCTCCAAGGGTATCGCCGGCGTGCCGGGCGTGTCCTTCGTGGTACTGCTGGCCACCCTGGGCAGCGTGGGCATTCCGCTGGAAGGCCTGGCCTTCATCGCCGGTGTCGACCGCATCATGGACATGGCTCGTACCGCGCTGAACGTGGTGGGCAACGCCCTGGCCGCAGTGGTCATCGCCAAGTGGCAGGGCATGTACGACGCCGAGAAAGGCGCGGCGTACTACCAGTCGCTGGTGCTGGAAAAAGGCAAGAAAGAGGCTGTGATGGCGGGCAAGACCGTCAACCAGTAA
- a CDS encoding nucleoside recognition domain-containing protein, which produces MLNGLWLGFFLVAAISALAQWLVGGNAGIFAAMVESIFAMAKLSVEVMVLLFGTLTLWLGFLKIAEKAGIVEWLAKVLGPLFARLMPEVPPGHPALGLITMNFAANGLGLDNAATPIGLKAMRALQELNPSSTTASNAQILFLVLNASSLTLLPVTVFMYRAQQGAPDPTMVFLPILLATSCSTLVGLLSVAVMQRLRLWDPVVLAYLIPGALLLGGFMAFLGTLSAAALASLSSILGNLTLFGVIILFLVIGALRRVQVYEAFVEGAKEGFDVAKSLLPYLVAMLVAVGVLRASGALELALDGIRHAVNWMGLDTRFVEGLPTALVKPFSGSAARAMLIETMQTQGVDSFPALVAATIQGSTETTFYVLAVYFGAVGIQRVRHAVGCALLAELSGVIAAIFVCYWFFA; this is translated from the coding sequence ATGCTCAACGGCCTCTGGCTCGGCTTTTTCCTGGTGGCGGCCATCTCCGCCCTGGCCCAGTGGCTGGTGGGCGGCAACGCCGGCATCTTCGCCGCGATGGTCGAGAGCATCTTCGCCATGGCCAAGCTGTCGGTGGAGGTCATGGTCCTGCTGTTCGGCACCCTGACCCTGTGGCTGGGTTTCCTGAAAATCGCCGAGAAGGCCGGCATCGTCGAATGGTTGGCCAAGGTCCTTGGCCCGCTGTTCGCCCGGCTGATGCCGGAAGTGCCGCCCGGCCACCCGGCCCTGGGCCTGATCACCATGAACTTCGCCGCCAATGGCCTGGGCCTGGACAACGCCGCCACGCCCATCGGCCTGAAGGCCATGCGCGCGCTGCAGGAGCTCAACCCCAGCAGTACCACGGCGAGCAACGCGCAGATCCTGTTCCTGGTGCTAAACGCTTCGTCGCTGACCCTGCTGCCGGTGACCGTCTTCATGTACCGCGCCCAGCAAGGCGCGCCCGATCCGACCATGGTGTTCCTGCCGATCCTGCTGGCCACCAGCTGCTCGACCCTGGTCGGCCTGCTGTCGGTGGCGGTGATGCAGCGCCTGCGCCTGTGGGACCCGGTGGTGCTTGCCTACCTGATTCCCGGTGCCCTGCTGCTGGGCGGTTTCATGGCCTTCCTCGGCACCCTGTCGGCGGCCGCGCTGGCCAGCCTGTCGTCGATCCTCGGCAACCTGACGCTGTTCGGGGTGATCATCCTGTTCCTGGTGATCGGCGCGTTGAGGCGGGTGCAGGTGTACGAGGCCTTCGTCGAAGGCGCCAAGGAAGGCTTCGACGTGGCCAAGAGCCTGCTGCCTTACCTGGTGGCGATGCTGGTGGCAGTCGGTGTATTGCGCGCCTCAGGGGCGCTGGAGCTGGCCCTGGACGGCATTCGCCATGCGGTGAACTGGATGGGCCTGGACACCCGCTTCGTCGAAGGATTGCCCACCGCGCTGGTCAAGCCGTTCTCCGGCAGCGCGGCGCGGGCCATGCTGATCGAGACTATGCAGACCCAAGGCGTGGACAGCTTCCCGGCCTTGGTGGCGGCGACCATCCAGGGCAGCACCGAGACCACCTTCTACGTATTGGCGGTGTACTTCGGCGCGGTGGGCATCCAGCGGGTGCGCCACGCCGTCGGCTGTGCGTTGCTGGCCGAGCTGTCGGGGGTGATCGCGGCGATCTTCGTCTGCTATTGGTTCTTCGCCTGA
- a CDS encoding ABC-type transport auxiliary lipoprotein family protein, which translates to MIPSLRLAFAAATLSLVSACSILPQSEPVDIYRLPVNQSARAAAPLDWSLRLNKPLTSEALGGPRIAVIPQGDVISSYKGARWSDPTPMLVRNRLLDGFQRDGRVQRLSADDSNLQADYELGGELQAFQSEYHPGGAVEVVIRYDARLVQGRSQRILASKRFEVRQVLGEQQVPAVVAGFGAASDQLARQVIDWTVSQAQAKNQ; encoded by the coding sequence ATGATCCCATCGCTGCGCCTGGCCTTCGCCGCCGCCACGCTGAGCCTGGTTTCGGCCTGTTCGATCCTGCCGCAGAGCGAGCCTGTGGATATCTACCGCCTGCCGGTGAACCAGTCGGCCCGCGCCGCCGCACCGCTGGACTGGTCGCTGCGCCTGAACAAGCCGCTGACCAGCGAAGCCCTGGGCGGACCGCGTATCGCGGTGATCCCCCAGGGCGATGTGATCAGCAGTTACAAGGGCGCACGCTGGAGCGACCCGACGCCGATGCTGGTGCGCAACCGCCTGCTCGACGGTTTCCAGCGCGATGGCCGGGTGCAGCGCCTGAGCGCCGATGACAGCAACCTGCAGGCTGACTACGAGCTGGGCGGCGAGCTACAGGCCTTCCAGAGCGAATACCACCCAGGCGGGGCGGTGGAGGTGGTGATCCGCTACGACGCGCGGCTGGTGCAGGGCCGCAGCCAGCGCATCCTCGCGAGTAAACGCTTCGAGGTGCGCCAGGTGCTGGGCGAACAGCAGGTCCCGGCGGTGGTCGCCGGCTTCGGCGCGGCCAGCGACCAGCTGGCGCGCCAGGTAATCGACTGGACCGTCAGCCAGGCTCAGGCGAAGAACCAATAG
- a CDS encoding MlaD family protein: protein METRAHHVLIGLVTVLVVAGAMLFGLWLTKSSVDDAFKDYEVVFNEAVSGLSRGSPVQYNGIKVGDVSSLRLDPNDPRRVLARVRLSGDTPVKEDTQAKLTLAGVTGNSFIQLSGGTPQSPELKGKGGKLPVIVASPSPISRLLNDSSDLVTNINLLLHNANLMFSESNIERLSNTLANLEQTTGAFASQKGGIADAIEQLAQVGKQANATLAETQALMRNANGLLGTQGKQAIGSAEQAMQSLAESTATINSLLQDNRQSLDDGAQGLNQIAPAIRELRETLNSLKGISRRLEADPSGYLLGRDNNKEFQP from the coding sequence ATGGAAACCCGAGCTCATCATGTCCTGATCGGCCTGGTCACCGTGCTGGTGGTGGCCGGCGCCATGCTGTTCGGCCTGTGGCTGACCAAGTCCAGCGTCGACGACGCCTTCAAGGACTACGAAGTGGTATTCAACGAGGCGGTCTCAGGCCTGTCCCGCGGCAGCCCGGTGCAGTACAACGGCATCAAGGTCGGTGACGTCAGCAGCCTGCGCCTGGACCCGAACGATCCGCGCCGGGTGCTGGCCCGCGTGCGCCTGAGCGGCGACACGCCGGTCAAGGAGGACACCCAGGCCAAGCTGACCCTGGCCGGGGTGACTGGCAACTCCTTCATCCAGCTCAGCGGCGGTACCCCGCAGAGCCCAGAACTCAAGGGCAAGGGCGGCAAACTGCCGGTGATCGTCGCCTCGCCGTCGCCGATCTCACGCCTGCTCAACGATAGCAGCGACCTGGTGACCAACATCAACCTGCTGCTACACAACGCCAACCTGATGTTCTCCGAAAGCAATATCGAGCGCCTGAGCAACACCCTGGCCAACCTGGAGCAGACCACTGGCGCCTTCGCCAGCCAGAAGGGCGGCATCGCCGATGCCATCGAGCAACTGGCCCAGGTCGGCAAGCAGGCCAACGCCACCCTGGCCGAGACCCAGGCGCTGATGCGCAACGCCAACGGCCTGCTCGGCACCCAGGGCAAGCAGGCCATCGGCAGTGCCGAACAGGCCATGCAGTCGCTGGCCGAAAGCACCGCCACCATCAACAGCCTGTTGCAGGACAACCGCCAGTCTCTGGACGACGGTGCCCAGGGCCTGAACCAGATCGCCCCAGCGATCCGCGAACTGCGTGAGACCCTCAACTCGCTCAAGGGCATCTCCCGGCGCCTGGAAGCCGACCCCAGCGGCTACCTGCTGGGCCGCGACAACAACAAGGAGTTCCAGCCATGA
- a CDS encoding ABC transporter ATP-binding protein gives MTEAVIEARGLCNRFGSQSVHENLDLDLYRGEILAVVGGSGSGKSVLLRSIVGLRRPNEGTVKVFGQDLASLDEIQRSLVERRFGVLFQKGALFSSLTVTENVALPLIEHAGLSRADAEHLAGVKLALAGLPISAADKYPASLSGGMIKRAALARALALDPDILFLDEPTAGLDPIGAAAFDQLILTLRDALGLSVFLITHDLDTLYTITDRVAVLSQKKVLVAGPLAEVEQTEDPWIHEYFHGPRGRAAEDAALRARQER, from the coding sequence GTGACTGAAGCCGTGATCGAAGCCCGGGGTCTGTGCAACCGCTTTGGCAGCCAGAGCGTGCACGAGAACCTCGACCTGGACCTGTACCGCGGCGAGATCCTCGCCGTGGTCGGCGGCTCGGGCAGCGGTAAGTCGGTGCTGTTGCGCAGCATCGTCGGCCTGCGCCGGCCCAACGAAGGCACGGTCAAGGTGTTCGGCCAGGACCTGGCCAGCCTCGACGAAATCCAGCGCTCGCTGGTCGAACGCCGCTTCGGCGTGCTGTTCCAGAAGGGCGCGCTGTTCTCGTCGCTGACCGTGACCGAGAACGTCGCCCTGCCGCTGATCGAGCATGCCGGGCTGTCGCGGGCCGACGCCGAGCACCTGGCAGGAGTCAAGCTGGCCCTGGCCGGGCTGCCGATCAGCGCCGCCGACAAGTACCCCGCGTCGCTGTCCGGCGGCATGATCAAGCGCGCCGCCCTGGCCCGCGCCCTGGCCCTGGACCCGGACATCCTGTTCCTCGACGAGCCCACCGCCGGCCTCGACCCGATCGGCGCCGCCGCCTTCGACCAGTTGATCCTGACCCTGCGCGACGCCCTGGGGCTGTCGGTGTTCCTCATCACCCACGACCTGGACACCCTCTACACCATCACCGACCGGGTGGCGGTGCTGTCGCAGAAGAAGGTGCTCGTGGCAGGGCCCCTGGCCGAGGTCGAGCAGACTGAAGACCCCTGGATTCATGAATACTTTCACGGCCCGCGTGGTCGGGCGGCCGAAGACGCCGCCCTGCGCGCCCGCCAGGAGCGCTGA
- a CDS encoding ABC transporter permease has protein sequence MEPMTVPSATLDTTEQPSRLRIVGDWTLAHYASLKRECERLGSQYGDDTQVDLSQLGRLDTAGASLLAELLGSERLSRCTDELPDASRALLKNVYCSVQDYCIPVKEPEQPVLLLLLARIGRAVDQLWQDTNQVLGFVGLILQTLFLRLFQPHRWRVTPVVAHLEQTGLDAAPIVALLTFLVGAVVAFLGATVLADFGATIFTVDLVAFSFLREFAVLLTAILMAGRTASAFTAQIGSMKANEEIDAIRTLGLNPIELLVVPRVLALLIALPLLTFVAMLCGMIGGAVVCALTLDISPAMFLSLLQSDIGVQHFLVGLAKAPFFAFLIAAIGCLEGFKVSGSAESVGAHTTSAVVQSIFVVIVLDAVAALFFMEMGW, from the coding sequence ATGGAGCCTATGACCGTCCCCAGCGCCACCCTGGACACCACCGAGCAGCCCTCGCGCCTGCGCATCGTCGGCGACTGGACCCTGGCCCACTACGCCAGCCTCAAGCGCGAATGCGAGCGCCTGGGCAGCCAGTACGGCGATGACACCCAGGTCGACCTCAGCCAGCTGGGCCGCCTGGACACCGCCGGCGCCTCGCTGCTGGCCGAGCTGCTGGGTTCCGAACGCCTGTCGCGCTGCACTGACGAACTCCCCGATGCCAGCCGCGCGCTGCTGAAGAACGTCTACTGCTCGGTGCAGGACTACTGCATCCCGGTCAAGGAGCCGGAGCAACCGGTGCTGCTCCTGCTGCTGGCGCGCATCGGCCGCGCCGTCGACCAGCTGTGGCAGGACACCAACCAGGTGCTGGGCTTCGTCGGCCTGATCCTGCAGACCCTGTTCCTGCGCTTGTTCCAGCCGCACCGCTGGCGCGTCACGCCGGTGGTCGCGCACCTCGAGCAAACCGGCCTGGACGCCGCGCCCATCGTCGCCTTGCTGACCTTCCTGGTGGGCGCGGTGGTGGCCTTCCTCGGCGCCACGGTGCTGGCCGACTTCGGCGCGACCATCTTCACCGTCGATCTGGTGGCCTTCTCCTTCCTGCGTGAATTCGCCGTGCTGCTGACCGCCATCCTCATGGCCGGTCGCACCGCCAGCGCGTTCACCGCGCAGATCGGCTCGATGAAGGCCAACGAAGAGATCGACGCCATCCGTACCCTGGGCCTGAACCCCATCGAACTGCTGGTGGTACCCCGGGTGCTGGCGCTGCTGATCGCGCTGCCGCTGTTGACCTTTGTCGCGATGCTCTGCGGCATGATCGGCGGCGCGGTGGTCTGCGCACTGACCCTGGATATCTCGCCGGCCATGTTCCTCTCGCTGCTGCAGAGCGACATTGGCGTGCAGCATTTCCTGGTGGGCCTGGCCAAGGCACCGTTCTTCGCCTTCCTGATCGCCGCCATCGGTTGCCTGGAAGGCTTCAAGGTCAGCGGCAGCGCCGAATCAGTGGGCGCCCACACCACCTCTGCCGTGGTGCAATCGATCTTCGTGGTGATCGTGCTGGACGCGGTGGCCGCGCTGTTCTTCATGGAGATGGGCTGGTGA
- a CDS encoding DUF5924 family protein codes for MPPIPGFILRIIELLKRYPGIIALYGFLSGIGSFILVDRQAGLASWIAIVMLVSWIWLMLENTLTELFARTFKREIPQPLLRFATQMIHQESLFFVLPFFFITTTWNSGQLIFTGLLGAAGLISIVDPLYHKWLAPRRWLFLALHTLTLFAAMLTALPIILHLTTAQSFKLALIAAMVLSFPSLASSFPINNWRRGVALVLVTLAVGGGGWLLRSWVPPATLWMTDVAISTEVLNRQPGASLDEVAASRIRSGGLYAYTAINAPRGLNERIYHVWQLDGKEVDRIALDIHGGRKEGYRAWTHKQNFPPNPVGKWQVRVLTEDGQVIGVLRFKVVDGAPAQ; via the coding sequence ATGCCCCCGATCCCCGGCTTCATCCTGCGCATCATCGAACTGCTCAAACGCTACCCCGGCATCATCGCGCTCTACGGTTTCCTCTCGGGGATCGGCAGTTTCATCTTGGTCGACCGCCAGGCCGGCCTGGCCAGCTGGATCGCCATCGTCATGCTGGTCAGCTGGATCTGGCTGATGCTCGAGAACACCCTCACCGAGCTGTTCGCCCGCACCTTCAAGCGCGAAATCCCGCAGCCCCTGCTGCGCTTCGCGACGCAGATGATCCACCAGGAAAGCCTGTTCTTCGTCCTGCCGTTCTTCTTCATCACCACCACCTGGAACAGCGGCCAGCTGATCTTCACCGGCCTGCTCGGCGCCGCCGGGCTGATCTCGATCGTCGACCCGCTGTACCACAAGTGGCTGGCGCCACGCCGCTGGCTGTTCCTCGCACTGCACACCCTGACGCTGTTCGCCGCGATGCTCACGGCGCTGCCGATCATCCTCCACCTGACCACCGCGCAGAGCTTCAAGCTGGCGTTGATCGCCGCCATGGTGCTGTCGTTCCCGAGCCTGGCCAGCAGCTTCCCGATCAACAACTGGCGCCGCGGCGTGGCCCTGGTGCTGGTGACCCTGGCGGTCGGTGGCGGCGGCTGGCTGCTGCGCTCCTGGGTACCGCCGGCCACGCTGTGGATGACCGACGTGGCGATCAGCACCGAAGTGCTCAACCGCCAGCCGGGCGCCTCGCTGGACGAAGTGGCCGCCAGCCGCATCCGCAGCGGCGGACTTTACGCCTATACCGCCATCAACGCGCCCCGTGGCCTGAACGAGCGCATCTACCATGTGTGGCAGCTGGACGGTAAGGAAGTGGACCGTATCGCCCTGGATATCCACGGCGGGCGCAAGGAAGGCTACCGGGCCTGGACCCACAAGCAGAACTTCCCGCCCAATCCGGTGGGCAAGTGGCAGGTGAGGGTGCTGACCGAGGACGGGCAGGTGATCGGGGTGTTGCGCTTCAAGGTGGTCGACGGCGCGCCTGCGCAGTGA